In Cydia strobilella chromosome 6, ilCydStro3.1, whole genome shotgun sequence, one DNA window encodes the following:
- the LOC134742388 gene encoding nuclear cap-binding protein subunit 3-like: MEMDKEEGEMSDDPMLGDEDNDCIPEDVKPTLLYKAEKEGLIITQLEKIDAKKLEERAKRFGLNLSGNRVVTQKQIDELYRNFGIESGNERHFRFDALHLNGIAGLKEKDIFEYLADYKPVSLEWIDDKSCNIVCQDHISVALALLVHSREIRNEDLIDMLKKSSHHWREGVPHPKKDLILMRFATNGDKKLPKKVPERKAPEGYYDEILDPPTKNPWGDLCKSWGVYDNQEVIQRRLSKNDYEDEIEEPVPKVQIRNKRLAMRLGKRHHNNVEDQDEDSDSDTEWKKKSKAPRMRMHADDEESKQNKKRQAMELTKAIADKDVYAPLSIEVVNSRSNYTPRESVLLSDKFKYHNKTTTNKARNNVQSRLGAKILHEDVPSSSDESSYSSDESDHNTMSRVQKISTAKSSSVWSRLDSKPTTTSDHNDLRQMLKSKKQSTTKTDDLRDRISKYKRAPLRIEIDNK, translated from the exons atggaAATGGATAAAGAGGAAGGAGAAATGAGTGACGATCCGATGCTAGGGGATGAAGATAATGATTGTATTCCAGAAGACGTAAAGCCTACATTG CTTTATAAGGCAGAAAAGGAAGGATTAATCATCACACAACTAGAAAAAATTGACGCGAAGAAGTTAGAAGAGAGAGCAAAAAGATTTGGGTTGAATCTCTCAGGAAACAGAGTAGTAACACAGAAACAAATTGATGAGCTGTACCGTAATTTTGGAATAGAAAGTGGGAATGAACGACATTTTCGCTTTGATGCACTACATTTAAATGGAATTGCTGGACTTAAGGAAAAAGATATATTTGAGTACCTTGCGGATTATAAACCAGTCAGCCTTGAATGGATTGATGACAAATCAT GTAACATAGTTTGTCAAGATCATATATCAGTTGCATTGGCATTGTTAGTGCATTCACGGGAAATAAGAAATGAAGATTTAATAGATATGCTCAAGAAATCGTCACATCACTGGAGGGAAGGTGTTCCACACCCTAAAAAGGACCTGATATTGATGCGTTTTGCTACTAATGGAGATAAGAAATTGCCAAAAAAGGTACCAGAAAGGAAAGCGCCAGAAGGGTATTATGATGAAATTTTAGATCCACCAACTAAAAACCCCTGGGGAGATTTATGTAAATCTTGGGGTGTATATGACAATCAGGAAGTTATTCAGCGCAGATTATCCAAGAATGATTATGAAGATGAAATAGAAGAACCAGTGCCAAAAGTACAAATCAGAAATAAGAGACTAGCCATGCGCCTCGGCAAAAGACATCATAACAATGTGGAAGACCAGGATGAAGATAGTGATTCTGACACTGAATGGAAAAAGAAGTCTAAGGCTCCTAGAATGAGAATGCATGCTGATGACGAAGAATCTAAGCAGAATAAGAAAAGACAAGCTATGGAATTGACTAAAGCTATTGCCGATAAAGATGTTTATGCTCCTCTGTCCATAGAAGTGGTCAATTCAAGAAGTAATTATACACCAAGAGAATCAGTACTGTTGTCAGATAAATTCAAGTACCACAATAAAACAACTACAAATAAAGCTAGAAACAACGTTCAGTCAAGGTTAGGTGCTAAAATTCTGCATGAAGATGTACCATCATCAAGTGACGAGTCCTCATACTCTTCTGATGAATCTGATCACAACACAATGAGTAGAGTTCAAAAAATATCTACTGCAAAGAGTTCCAGTGTATGGTCAAGACTAGATTCAAAGCCTACCACTACAAGTGATCACAATGATTTGAGGCAGATGCTAAAGTCAAAAAAGCAATCTACTACTAAGACAGATGATTTAAGAGATAGAATAAGTAAATACAAAAGAGCACCTTTACGGATTGAAATAGACAATAAATAA